From the Acidovorax sp. NCPPB 3576 genome, the window CGCCGAAGGCGTGGAAACCGTGGAGCAAGGGCAGATGTTGCAGCAGATGGGATGCGCGCTGGCGCAGGGCTACTGCATCGCCCGGCCCATGCCGGCGGATGAACTGCCGCAGTGGCTGGCGCAATGGCATGCGCCCGAAGGCTGGCAACCGCGGCGCGGGCTTTGACGGCAGGCCGGTTCCGCCAGAAACCGGCCACCGTGGCACCGAACGGCGCCGCGTAGCGCACCGCTGCATGCCGCGTGAGGCTTGGTGTCAAAAAGGCCTCCATCGCAATATCCACTAGGGCATATTGCTATACAAATAATAGCAAATGGCTGCACCGCCTGGCGACGATTCCAGCCGAGTCACCGGCTCGGCCCACCGCGGGGGCCGACAAGGCGCCCCGTTCAACACCCCTTTCGCTCGCGCAGCACGGCAAGCGCAGGGCTGCGCCTCGCCGGCACCACCCCGCCCTTGCCATTTCATTCTGAAAAACAAGAATGATTTAAATACATATAAGGCAATATTGATTAATGCCATAAGAATATCGTTGATATTTAAAATACTCATTCTCTGAATAAAATATTCTGGGCATCAACTGAGATAAAGTATTGCCGGACAGTTCATTTAAAGCAGGCTCGAATGCGATTGTTTTAAATGCCATTGATTTAAATGCCATTGGCATGGGGGCGATTTTTGGCAGCGTACGAATGACATGGCTGCATCCCTGTCGATACAAAGGTTATCAATGGATCACTGACGCCGCAACTGGCGGTTTTCACCTATGTTCTGCGACGCAATGCCAATGCGGATTCCGCCCTGGCATTTCGCACCAAAAATAATTCGGAGGTATGAAGAAGGTATGCACGCAATTGGTTTGATCGATAAGCAAAAACTGGGTTTGATCACCCACCACGACATCGATGCGTTTGCAGCCGATGGCGTGGAAATCGACATCGTCCTGTCAGGCATCTGCGGAACGGACCTGGCGGTCCTGTCCGGCCGGGAGGAAGGGCAAATCGGCGTCGTTCGCGGCCACGAAGCGGTCGGCGTGATCACCCAGGTGGGCGCAGGCGTCAAATACCTGCGCGCAGGAATGCGGGTGGTGGTGGACCCCAACGAATATTGCGGAACCTGCGAATTCTGCTCGTGCGGCCAAACCCACCTGTGCAATGGCGGCGCCAATGCGGCGCTGAATATCGCGGGGGTCAACAAGCATGGCACGTTTGCCGAACGCTTCGTCACCCGCGAGCGGTTCGTCTATCCCCTGCCGGACGACATGAGCTGGGAAACCGGCGTATTGATCGAACCCGTCGCCTGCATTTTGAACAACATCGACCAGGCAGCGATTCAGGCAGGCGAAAGGGTTTTGCTGCTCGGCTCGGGGCCCATGAGCCTGGTCGCGCAACTGCTTTTGCGCGCGATGGGGGTCAATACCCTCGCCACCGATCTGAACCCGCACCGGATCGAATTCGGCCGTTCGCTCGGACTGGAGGTCGTGCATCCCGACGACCTCGATGCCCGCATGCAGCAGGGCCACGTGGATGCCGCCATCGACACCGTTGGCAATCAGCTGGGAACGGCCGCTCGGTATATTCGCCGGGGCGGCAGAATCGTCCTTTTCGGATTCAACGGCAATTATCAATACCCGTTGCCCGTCAAGCATTTTCTTGTCAACGCCATCAGCATTATTTCCGCCGGTGAATATAACCAGCATTTTCCCCGTGCACTGCGCATGGCAAAAATGTTGCCCGAACTGGGCCGCCTGGTAACGCACCGCTACGGACTGGAGGCTTACGCCACGGCATTCGATGGGCTGCTGAACGACCCGTCCGTGCCCACGATCAAGGGTGTTTTCACGCCGAACCCGCAATACCTGTGACCTCGGCCATCAATCAAAAAAACCAAAGGGAGTTACCGTGAAGGTCACTGTATTCAGCCAGATTTCCATCGACGGCAAATTGACATTGGGGGGCAATGGGGCATCGAGCAAGGCGCTGTTCCAGCGTTTCAACGATGACGACATGCGCTTCATCCATAAATTTCGCGGCGAGGTGGACGCCATCATGGTCGGCCGCAAAACCATCGTCACTGACGACCCCCAGTTGACCAACCGTTATGAGGCCGGGCGCAACCCCATCCGCATCATTCCGACGGCATCGCTGGACTTCCCCGTGTCCGCCAAGGTCCTGAGTTCGCCCGAAGAAACCATCATCGCCACGACGGAGCAGGCGCGTGACCACGAGATGGTGGAGCAGATTCGCACCCAGGGAAAAGAAGTGATTTTCGTCGGCGCATCGCAGGTGGATTTCAAGCTGCTTTTCCCCTTGCTCGAAGCGCGCGGAATCAAGCACATCATGGTCGAGGGCGGTGGCCAGTTGAACTGGCAGATTTTCGATCTCGACCTGGTGGACGAAATCATCCTCATGCAATTGCCCATCATCATCGGCGGCTCGGAAACGACCACGCTGACCGACGGCGAAGGCTATCGAAACATCGAAATGACCAAGTCATTCAAGCTGCATGCCTTCGATGCGCGCTCCAACTACAACCTCATGCATTTCAAGCGCGAGCTGGCACCGCAAAGGACGCATTGATGCCGGAAATCCGCGCTGTCATTTTCGATATGGACGGGGTACTGATCGACAGCGAACCCCTTTATATGGAGCAGGAAAGGCTTTCCTATGCCCGCTACGGCGTGACCCTCGACACGGCAGGGCTGTCGCGTTTCGTGGGAACCACTCAGCGGTACATGTGGAGCACCATCAAGGCGGAGCATGGCCTGGCCGAGCCGCTGGATTTCTTGATGGCACAACACCAAAAGCAGGTGGTTCAGGCCATGGGTAATGCCCCTCTTTCGGCCATGCCCGGGGTGCCGGATTTTCTCGGTACGTTGAAAGAAGCGGAAATACCTTGCGCCGTGGCCTCGTCTTCTCCCGCTGAACTGGTGGGGGTGATTTTGCAGAAAACCGAACTGCGGCCTTTTTTCGATCATGTGGTGTGTGGAACGGACGTCAAAAACAGCAAGCCCGACCCTGAAATCTTTCTTTTGGCAGCCGGCCGGCTGGGTGTCGCTCCCCATGAATGTGCGGTGATCGAAGATTCGAGCCACGGCGTGGCCGCTGCCAAAGCCGCAGGCATGTTTTGCATCGGATTCGTCAATCCCCATTCGGGACTGCAAGACTTGAGCGCGGCGGATCGGTGCGTGCGCCACCATGACGAAATCGCGAAATGGTTTCTTGAGCAATGACAATGAAAAAATTCAATATCGCGGATTTGAACTGGATCAATCAGCCGGCGTCATCTTCCATCACCGAACAGGAAATCGTCATTCGCACCGCCCCGGATACGGATTTTTGGCAGGGCACCTACTACGGGCTGGAATATGACAACGCCCCTGCGCTCGTTCTTTCCAGCGAGGAAAAATTCTGGACCTTGAAAGCCAAGGTCGCCTTCGATTCCGCAGTGCACTTCGACCAATGCGGCCTGTTCATCTATCAGGACAGAAACCATTGGATGAAGAGCGGCATCGAATACCAGAGCAACGGCTATCAGCAATTGTTCGCCGTCGTGACGAATCATGGGTTTTCAGACTGGTCGATGGCCAATTTCGACCAAACCACGCAGACCATGCATTACCGGCTAAGCCGCCGGGGCAGCGATTTTCTGCTTGAAAACTCCCTCGATGGAATCCGCTTTAGCATGATGCGCATGTTCCATTTATTCGAAGCGCAAGGCGCGGTTCGATTCGGGTTCTTCGCCAGCAGCCCGGGCGACTCGTCATTCGACGCGCATTTCTCGGACATCGAGTGGACGGAATGCCTTTGGAAAGAGCACGGCTCCAACCGCTTCTAAGACATAAGCCATACCCATATCCATATTCACAATGAAAACTTCCGTCGATCAGAACCGCCGCGCGCTCTACGCCTGCTACGCGGCCATGATGTGCTTGGCCATCGCCCTGAACTTTCTGCCGGTGTATCTGACCACGTTCAGCGACACCTTCGGAAACCAGGGCGGGCTGACTGCGGAGCAGCTGGGGCGAATCCCGGCCATCATGTTCCTCAGCTTCATCATTGCCATCTTGGTGACCGGGCCTTTGGCGGACCGGGGCGATGCCAAGCGGATCATTCTTTTCGGGCTCGTCACCACCACTGCCGGCTTGGTGCTGGTCGGTTTTGCTCCGTCCTATGCCTTTTTGCTGTTTGCGGTCGCCGTGATGGGATTCGGCGCGGGCGTGCTGGACATGATCCTCAGTCCCATCGTGGTCGCACTCCAGCCCGACCGGCGCAGCGCCGCCATGAATTGGCTGCATGCGTTTTTCTGCGTCGGAGCGGTGGGTGCCGTGCTGATCGCCAGCATCGGCCTGAAATGGGATGTGTCCTGGCGCATGGTTGCCCTGGGCATCACGATCGCGCCGGTCGTCACCTTTCTGCTGTTTCTCGGATTGAAGCTGCCGCCCCTGATCCAGGAAGACGCGCAACGGGAATCGATGCCCCAACTGATCAAGCAGCCCTACTTCATCGCATGCCTGATCGCCATCTTTCTCGGGGGCGCCACGGAAACGGGGCTGTCGCAATGGCTGCCCACCTATGCGGAACAGGGCCTGGGGTATTCGAAGGAAGTGGGTGGCTTTGCCCTGGCCGGGTTTTCCGTCGGCATGGCGCTCGGCAGGATGGCCGCGGCCCTGCTGCATGAGCGCATCGCGCCGATTTCCCTGATGCTGGGCTGCTGCGCCGTGACCATCGGCCTTTTCTTCATCATCAGCTTTCCGCCAAGCCCGGCCGTGGCCATCGCCGCCAGCATCGCCGCCGGGTTTTCGGGCAGCTGCCTGTGGCCCACGATGCTGGCCATCACGGCGGACGCCTACCCTCGTGGTGGGGCAACCATGTTCGGCGTGCTGACCGCTTTCGGCAATGCCGGATGCAGCCTGATCCCCTGGCTGGTGGGGATCATCATCGAATACTCGGAAATCCACATCGGGCTGCTGGCCGTCGCCCTTTGCCCGGCGGGCATGATCGGCTTGCTCTTGTGGATGTCCCGACGGTCACGCAGGCAAGCACCGGCCCTGGCGCATTAGCGCAAAAGCCGGTTTTCATTAGCGAATCGGTGCATCAGCCCACCATTTCCTTCACCTGATGCAGTGCCGCCGGGTCTTCCATGGTGGTCAGGTCGCCGGGGTCGCGCCGCTCGGCCACGGCCTGCAGGGCGCGGCGCAGCAGCTTGCCGCTGCGCGTCTTGGGCAGTGCCGCCACGAAGTGCACGCGCGCCGGCCTCGCCACGGCGCCCAGGCGCTGGACCACCTGCTGCATCACCTCGCCCTCCAGCCGCAGGCGCGCCGCCTCGTCCGTGAGTACCGCCGCATCGCGCACCACGGCGAAGGCCATGGCCACCTGGCCTTTGAGCGCGTCGGCCACGCCCACCACCGCCACCTCGGCGATCTGCGGGTGGCCGGCGATGCTTTCCTCGATCTCGCGCGTGCCCAGGCGATGCCCGGCCACGTTGATCACGTCGTCGGTGCGCCCCAGGATGAAGTAATAGCCATCGGCATCGCGGATGCCCCAGTCGAAGGTGCTGTAGCGCATGGGCCCGGGCAGGCTTTGCCAATAGGTCTGCACGAAGCGGTCGTCGTCGCGCCACACCGTCTGCAGGCAGCCGGGCGGCAGCGGCCCCTCGATGGCGAGCACGCCCTTCTGGTTGGGCTCGGTGAGTTCGTCGCCCGTGGCCTCGTCGATCAGCTTCACGTCGTAGCCGTACATCGCGCGGCCCGGGCTGCCCAGGCGCGCCGCCTGCGGCTCCACGCCGCGGGCCAGGGTGAGGATGGGCCAGCCGGTTTCGGTCTGCCAGTAGTTGTCGATCACGGGCACACCCAGCGCATCGGCGATCCACTCTGCGGTCGGCGCGTCCAGCGGCTCGCCCGCCAGCCACAGGCCCTGCAGGCTGGACACGTCGTGTCTGCGCAAGAAGGCCGGGTCCTGCTTCTTGAGCACGCGCACGGCGGTGGGCGCCGAGAACATGTGCGTGACGCGGTACTTTTCCACCAGACCCCACCACACGCCCGCATCCGGCCGCGTGGGCAGGCCCTCGTACACCAGCGTGGCCATGCCGGCGATCAGCGGGCCATAGACGATGTAGCTGTGGCCTACCACCCAGCCGATGTCGCTGGTGGCGAAGAACACGCCCGGGCTCGGGCCGGCGCCTTCGGCCGCTGCAGCAGCCACGCCCACGCCCACGCCCACGCCGAAGATGTGCCGCATGCTGGCCGCCAGCGCCACCGCGTATCCGCCCGTGTCGCGCTGCACGCCTTTGGGTTTGCCGGTAGTGCCGCTGGTGTACAGCGTGTAGCTGGGGTGCGTGGCATCCACCCACTCGCAGGGCACGTCGGTGTGCAGGTGCTGCTCGCGCAGCGCCGCCCAGTCATGGTCTCGGCCGGCTTGCAGTGCCATGGGCGACAGGCCCCGGTCGATCAGCAGCACGGCGGCGGGCTGGTGGCGCGACTGGCCGATGGCCTCGTCCAGCAGTGGCTTGTAGGGCACCACTTTGCCGCCGCGCGAGCCGGCATCGGCGCTCACGATCGCCACGGGCTCGGCATCCTCGATGCGGGTGGCGAGCGACGCAGCCGCGAAACCGCCGAACACCACGGAGTGCAGCGCACCGATGCGCACGCAGGCCAGCATGGCGAACACCGCCTCGGCCACCATCGGCATGTAGATCAGCACCCGGTCGCCCTGCCCTACGCCCAGCGACCGCAGCGCGGCGGCCATGCGCTGCACTTCGGCATGCAGTTCGGCGAAGGTATAGGTGCGCTCGGTGTTCGTTTCGGTGGAGATGGCGATCAGCGCCGGCTGGTCGGCCCGCTGTGCCAGGTGCCGGTCCACCGCGTTGTGGCATAGGTTGGTCGTGCCCCCCACGAACCAGCGGGCGAACGGCGGCCGGGTGTCATCGCAGATCTGCTGCGGCGGGGTGTGCCAGTCGATCAGTCGGGCCTGCTCGGCCCAGAAGGCGTCGCGGTCGTCGAGGGACCGGCGGTGAAAGTCGGCGTAACGGGGCATGGCTTGTCTCCTTGGGATCGTTTTTTTGCCAGGACGAAGCCATTCTGCCCACCGATTCCGACGCCGCCCTGACGGCGGCAGGCCCGGCGCCACCTGTCTCAATGGGGCGAATTCCGCCACAGAGGCGCCATGCTCTCGTTTGCCCTCCCCAATTTGGCGCATGGCACGCATACACTTTGAAACATCGGGGCAAGGCGCCAACCCAAGTCACCCGAAACCCCTCCCCCTTTGCTCAGCGTCTGGAAGGCCCCTTCATGACCCCTACCCGTTTCACCATCGGACGCCGCCTGGCGCTGGTTCTTGGCACCATTTTGGTGCTGTTTTTGATCAGCTGCCTGTACGGAATCTTCCAACTGCGGGCTGTCACGCAGGAGATGAACGCCATGCTGACCACGTCGCTGGCGACGGAGCGGGCCGCCAGTGACTGGTATCGCAACATCACCAACGGCGCGCAGCGCGTGGCCGCGATCGCCAAGAGCAGCGACCCGGTGCTGGCCGACTTCTTTGCCGCCACTGCGGCCGAGTCGAGCAAGCAGTCGTCCGCCCTGCAGCAGCAGATCGAAAAAATGCTGGACAGCGATGCCGACCGGGCGTTGTTCGCCCAGATCGGCGAGCACCGCAAGGCCTACCTCTCCACCCGCGACGAGGTCACGCGCCTCAAGAAAGAAGGCAATGCCGAGGCGACGGCCCGCGCGTTCGCCGAGCGGTACGAGCCAGCCTCGATCAACTTCCAGCAGACCATGGGCAAGATGGTGGAGCTGCAGCGCAGGGAACTGGACGCGGCGGGCCAGCGCATCCGCGACGCCAGCCAGGCCGCCACCGGATTGCTGACGGCCCTGTGCGTGGGTTCGCTGCTGCTGGCGGCACTGCTGGCCTGGCGCCTCACGGTCAGCATCACGCGGCCGCTGGCCGAGGCGCGCCAGGTGGCCGAGCAGATCGCCGCCATGGACCTCACCGGCCAGGACCACGGCCGCCATGCCACCGACGAAACCGGCCTGCTGCTGCACGCCCTGGCCTCCATGCGCGGCGCGCTCGAAGGCTCGCTGATGGAAGTGCGCAACGTGGCCGACTCCATCTCCACGGCCACGCGCGAGATCGCCACCGGCAATGCCGACCTGAGCCAGCGAACCGAGCAGACCGCCAGCAACCTGCAGGAAACCGCCAGCTCCATGGAAGAGCTGACCGCCACCGTGCGCCAGTCGGCCGACTCCGCCGCCACCGCCAACAAGCTCGCCACCTCGGCCGCCGAAGTCGCCGCGCGCGGCGGGCAGGTGGTGACGCAGGTCGTCTCCACGATGGATGAGATCAACCAGAGCTCGCGCAAGATCAGCGACATCATCGGCGTGATCGACGGCATCGCCTTCCAGACCAACATCCTGGCCCTGAACGCGGCGGTCGAGGCCGCGCGCGCCGGTGAGCAGGGCCGCGGCTTTGCCGTGGTGGCCAGCGAGGTGCGCAGCCTGGCCGGCCGATCGGCCGACGCGGCCAAGGAGATCAAGGCCCTCATCGGCAACTCCGTCGAGAAGGTGGCGGCCGGATCGCGTCTGGTGCAGGACGCAGGCACGACCATGGAAGAGATCGTGAACAGCGTGCAGCGCGTGAGCGACATCATCGGAGAGATCACCGCCGCCACCTCCGAGCAGTCGGACGGCATCCGCCAGGTGAACACCGCCGTCAATCAGCTCGACCAGATGACCCAGCAGAACGCGGCGCTGGTGGAGGAGTCCGCCGCTGCAGCGGAAAGCCTGAACGACCAGGCCAGCCGCCTGGCTGCGACCGTGGCGCGGTTTCGGCTCAATGCGATGGGGAGCGGGAGCCTGGCGCGATCATCCATTGCCCTTGCTGGCAGTAACGTGCCGCGCCAGCTTCAATAAGAGCG encodes:
- a CDS encoding propionate--CoA ligase — encoded protein: MPRYADFHRRSLDDRDAFWAEQARLIDWHTPPQQICDDTRPPFARWFVGGTTNLCHNAVDRHLAQRADQPALIAISTETNTERTYTFAELHAEVQRMAAALRSLGVGQGDRVLIYMPMVAEAVFAMLACVRIGALHSVVFGGFAAASLATRIEDAEPVAIVSADAGSRGGKVVPYKPLLDEAIGQSRHQPAAVLLIDRGLSPMALQAGRDHDWAALREQHLHTDVPCEWVDATHPSYTLYTSGTTGKPKGVQRDTGGYAVALAASMRHIFGVGVGVGVAAAAAEGAGPSPGVFFATSDIGWVVGHSYIVYGPLIAGMATLVYEGLPTRPDAGVWWGLVEKYRVTHMFSAPTAVRVLKKQDPAFLRRHDVSSLQGLWLAGEPLDAPTAEWIADALGVPVIDNYWQTETGWPILTLARGVEPQAARLGSPGRAMYGYDVKLIDEATGDELTEPNQKGVLAIEGPLPPGCLQTVWRDDDRFVQTYWQSLPGPMRYSTFDWGIRDADGYYFILGRTDDVINVAGHRLGTREIEESIAGHPQIAEVAVVGVADALKGQVAMAFAVVRDAAVLTDEAARLRLEGEVMQQVVQRLGAVARPARVHFVAALPKTRSGKLLRRALQAVAERRDPGDLTTMEDPAALHQVKEMVG
- a CDS encoding methyl-accepting chemotaxis protein → MTPTRFTIGRRLALVLGTILVLFLISCLYGIFQLRAVTQEMNAMLTTSLATERAASDWYRNITNGAQRVAAIAKSSDPVLADFFAATAAESSKQSSALQQQIEKMLDSDADRALFAQIGEHRKAYLSTRDEVTRLKKEGNAEATARAFAERYEPASINFQQTMGKMVELQRRELDAAGQRIRDASQAATGLLTALCVGSLLLAALLAWRLTVSITRPLAEARQVAEQIAAMDLTGQDHGRHATDETGLLLHALASMRGALEGSLMEVRNVADSISTATREIATGNADLSQRTEQTASNLQETASSMEELTATVRQSADSAATANKLATSAAEVAARGGQVVTQVVSTMDEINQSSRKISDIIGVIDGIAFQTNILALNAAVEAARAGEQGRGFAVVASEVRSLAGRSADAAKEIKALIGNSVEKVAAGSRLVQDAGTTMEEIVNSVQRVSDIIGEITAATSEQSDGIRQVNTAVNQLDQMTQQNAALVEESAAAAESLNDQASRLAATVARFRLNAMGSGSLARSSIALAGSNVPRQLQ
- a CDS encoding MFS transporter: MKTSVDQNRRALYACYAAMMCLAIALNFLPVYLTTFSDTFGNQGGLTAEQLGRIPAIMFLSFIIAILVTGPLADRGDAKRIILFGLVTTTAGLVLVGFAPSYAFLLFAVAVMGFGAGVLDMILSPIVVALQPDRRSAAMNWLHAFFCVGAVGAVLIASIGLKWDVSWRMVALGITIAPVVTFLLFLGLKLPPLIQEDAQRESMPQLIKQPYFIACLIAIFLGGATETGLSQWLPTYAEQGLGYSKEVGGFALAGFSVGMALGRMAAALLHERIAPISLMLGCCAVTIGLFFIISFPPSPAVAIAASIAAGFSGSCLWPTMLAITADAYPRGGATMFGVLTAFGNAGCSLIPWLVGIIIEYSEIHIGLLAVALCPAGMIGLLLWMSRRSRRQAPALAH
- a CDS encoding HAD family hydrolase, whose product is MPEIRAVIFDMDGVLIDSEPLYMEQERLSYARYGVTLDTAGLSRFVGTTQRYMWSTIKAEHGLAEPLDFLMAQHQKQVVQAMGNAPLSAMPGVPDFLGTLKEAEIPCAVASSSPAELVGVILQKTELRPFFDHVVCGTDVKNSKPDPEIFLLAAGRLGVAPHECAVIEDSSHGVAAAKAAGMFCIGFVNPHSGLQDLSAADRCVRHHDEIAKWFLEQ
- a CDS encoding DUF1349 domain-containing protein, producing MKKFNIADLNWINQPASSSITEQEIVIRTAPDTDFWQGTYYGLEYDNAPALVLSSEEKFWTLKAKVAFDSAVHFDQCGLFIYQDRNHWMKSGIEYQSNGYQQLFAVVTNHGFSDWSMANFDQTTQTMHYRLSRRGSDFLLENSLDGIRFSMMRMFHLFEAQGAVRFGFFASSPGDSSFDAHFSDIEWTECLWKEHGSNRF
- a CDS encoding zinc-dependent alcohol dehydrogenase, whose translation is MHAIGLIDKQKLGLITHHDIDAFAADGVEIDIVLSGICGTDLAVLSGREEGQIGVVRGHEAVGVITQVGAGVKYLRAGMRVVVDPNEYCGTCEFCSCGQTHLCNGGANAALNIAGVNKHGTFAERFVTRERFVYPLPDDMSWETGVLIEPVACILNNIDQAAIQAGERVLLLGSGPMSLVAQLLLRAMGVNTLATDLNPHRIEFGRSLGLEVVHPDDLDARMQQGHVDAAIDTVGNQLGTAARYIRRGGRIVLFGFNGNYQYPLPVKHFLVNAISIISAGEYNQHFPRALRMAKMLPELGRLVTHRYGLEAYATAFDGLLNDPSVPTIKGVFTPNPQYL
- a CDS encoding dihydrofolate reductase family protein — protein: MFSRRTRNTCDLGHQSKKPKGVTVKVTVFSQISIDGKLTLGGNGASSKALFQRFNDDDMRFIHKFRGEVDAIMVGRKTIVTDDPQLTNRYEAGRNPIRIIPTASLDFPVSAKVLSSPEETIIATTEQARDHEMVEQIRTQGKEVIFVGASQVDFKLLFPLLEARGIKHIMVEGGGQLNWQIFDLDLVDEIILMQLPIIIGGSETTTLTDGEGYRNIEMTKSFKLHAFDARSNYNLMHFKRELAPQRTH